A stretch of Macadamia integrifolia cultivar HAES 741 chromosome 7, SCU_Mint_v3, whole genome shotgun sequence DNA encodes these proteins:
- the LOC122083251 gene encoding transcription initiation factor IIA subunit 2, with product MATFELYRRSTIGMCLTETLDEMVSNGTLSPELAIQVLVQFDKSMTEALETQVKSKVSIKGHLHTYRFCDNVWTFILQDAVFKNEDCQELVGRVKIVACDSKLLTQ from the exons ATGGCAACTTTTGAACTCTACCGTCGATCGACTATTGGCATGTGTTTGACAGAAACGTTGGACGAGATGGTCTCAAACGGGACTCTCAGCCCAGAGCTTGCTATTCAAGTTCTCGTTCAATTTGACAAG TCTATGACTGAAGCTTTGGAGACTCAAGTCAAGAGCAAAGTCTCTATTAAG GGGCATTTGCACACTTATAGGTTCTGCGACAACGTGTGGACCTTCATCTTACAGGATGCTGTGTTCAAAAACGAGGATTGCCAAGAGCTCGTTGGAAGGGTCAAAATAGTTGCATGCGACTCAAAGTTGCTCACACAGTGA
- the LOC122083250 gene encoding probable mannitol dehydrogenase gives MVFHLDWNADRTCRHEIVGVVTEVGSKVTKYKVGDKVGVGCMVGACHSCDNCKNDLENYCPKMIQTYNWTNVDGTKTYGGYSDFMVANERYIVRMPENMPLDAGAPLLCAGITVYSPMKYYGLCSPGMHLGVVGLGGLGHVAVKFGKALGMKVTVISTSIGKKEEALERLGADAFLVSRDQEQMQAATGTMDGIIDTVSAEHPLLPLVGLLKTHGKIVMVGAPVLPLQLPVFPLLMGRKLVAGSCIGGMKETQEMIDFAGKHNITADIELIPVDYLNTAMERLAKADVKYRFVLDIGKTLTPA, from the exons ATGGTTTTTCATCTTGACTGGAATGCTGATCGAACGTGCAGGCACGAGATCGTTGGCGTAGTAACGGAGGTGGGGAGCAAGGTAACAAAATACAAAGTTGGCGACAAAGTGGGCGTGGGTTGCATGGTGGGAGCTTGTCACTCCTGCGACAACTGCAAGAACGATCTCGAGAATTACTGCCCCAAGATGATCCAAACCTATAACTGGACCAACGTCGATGGTACTAAGACCTACGGTGGCTACTCCGACTTCATGGTCGCCAATGAGCGTTACATCGTCCGGATGCCTGAGAACATGCCTCTCGACGCCGGTGCGCCTCTGTTGTGTGCCGGGATCACTGTCTACAGCCCCATGAAGTATTACGGACTCTGCTCCCCTGGCATGCATTTGGGTGTGGTAGGTCTTGGTGGGCTTGGCCATGTGGCTGTCAAATTCGGCAAAGCTCTTGGGATGAAGGTGACTGTCATCAGCACCAGTATTGGCAAGAAGGAGGAAGCCCTCGAACGCCTTGGTGCCGATGCCTTCTTGGTCAGTCGTGACCAGGAGCAGATGCAG GCTGCCACAGGTACAATGGATGGTATCATTGACACCGTTTCTGCTGAACACCCTCTCCTTCCATTGGTGGGTCTGCTTAAGACACATGGGAAGATCGTTATGGTGGGTGCACCAGTGCTGCCACTCCAGCTTCCGGTCTTCCCTCTGCTAATGG GGAGGAAGTTGGTAGCAGGAAGCTGCATTGGAGGAATGAAGGAAACGCAGGAGATGATCGATTTTGCGGGGAAACACAACATAACTGCCGACATTGAGCTCATTCCGGTCGACTACCTCAACACTGCCATGGAGCGACTTGCAAAGGCCGACGTCAAATACCGATTTGTTCTCGATATTGGAAAAACCTTGACCCCAGCTTAG